The Erythrobacter insulae genome window below encodes:
- a CDS encoding DUF11 domain-containing protein, whose amino-acid sequence MAAALGATSVCFADEAAAQTTTFTTQSVPDTWTAVYADADGRTITVTMQPRDGSCAAINALGTIGSYATSSVAACDRAIRITYVTSGFLVQEIRINDIDDMDGTGPRDGVAMTVPGTWSSSTIEVHSFAAPPLFANQAARLTAAGGVGTFIANAAGDNPVNEAATFTMAAPTNTFTMLHDDVQDGRDALFNFDLNGMTITTAEGNILTVDDSGSIASTTGGTNVLNVYDGDTLNGVAAAPINTDVSLVSGTTLQQGITFDAATGEVSVAAGTPVGEYSFDYEICEVGFAANCETGTATVTVTGNVDLDITKTNTPGVNGEIDQATDTVLAGSNTTYTVIVTNNGPNPVNGAVVSDTPGSGITCDGATPITLTGSGVPAGSYTFADISGVGISLETLSTGQSTTLSYSCQVN is encoded by the coding sequence ATGGCTGCGGCTCTTGGCGCTACTTCTGTTTGCTTTGCCGATGAGGCCGCCGCCCAAACCACAACCTTCACGACCCAGTCGGTGCCAGACACATGGACCGCAGTGTACGCCGATGCCGACGGCCGCACCATCACGGTTACAATGCAACCGCGAGATGGCTCATGTGCGGCAATTAATGCTCTCGGTACCATTGGATCCTACGCCACTTCGAGCGTCGCGGCTTGTGATAGAGCAATCAGAATTACATACGTGACATCAGGTTTTCTGGTGCAGGAAATCCGTATTAACGACATTGATGACATGGACGGCACCGGCCCTCGTGACGGTGTGGCCATGACTGTCCCGGGCACATGGTCTTCAAGCACGATTGAAGTGCACTCGTTCGCTGCACCGCCGCTGTTCGCGAACCAGGCCGCAAGGCTTACCGCCGCTGGCGGCGTCGGCACCTTTATTGCCAATGCTGCCGGGGACAACCCTGTTAACGAAGCGGCCACATTCACAATGGCAGCTCCGACAAACACTTTTACCATGCTGCATGATGATGTTCAGGATGGTCGCGATGCGCTGTTCAATTTCGATCTGAACGGAATGACCATAACAACCGCCGAGGGTAACATTCTTACCGTCGATGATAGCGGATCGATCGCATCCACTACCGGCGGCACTAATGTTCTCAACGTCTATGACGGCGATACACTGAACGGCGTAGCCGCTGCACCTATCAACACCGATGTAAGCCTCGTCAGCGGAACCACGCTGCAGCAAGGCATCACTTTCGATGCCGCCACAGGCGAAGTATCCGTCGCGGCAGGTACTCCTGTCGGTGAGTACTCTTTCGATTACGAGATTTGCGAAGTCGGTTTTGCCGCGAACTGCGAAACAGGCACCGCAACGGTAACCGTAACCGGGAACGTCGATCTCGACATCACGAAAACGAATACGCCGGGCGTGAACGGCGAAATCGATCAGGCGACCGACACAGTGCTCGCAGGATCGAACACCACCTACACGGTTATCGTGACCAACAACGGGCCCAACCCCGTCAATGGCGCAGTCGTGTCTGACACTCCCGGATCAGGGATCACGTGCGACGGAGCAACTCCAATCACACTAACCGGAAGCGGCGTTCCTGCCGGATCCTACACTTTTGCTGACATTTCGGGTGTGGGGATTTCGCTCGAAACTCTTTCAACCGGTCAATCAACCACACTTTCTTATTCTTGCCAGGTGAACTAA
- a CDS encoding beta strand repeat-containing protein gives MMNLNNISADKFAVTKAPTLPMARMLTSALPFVALAVPGTVYAQSAENTATITAPAGAIETNTANNSATDSDTVFAALVANNDSATGQFGGGATGVVNILGNDTINGGTPVSTDVDISVASGSSLPSQLTFDTATGDVGVTANTPAGVYTFDYTICEAGTSNCTDATVTVTVEAPVIAADNDSVSAVNGLTGGADLLDVLDGDTIGGAGATTTNVDLTVLTPATAINGGPVPTLDVTDGLISVPAGTPAGDYTIAYQICDAINPGVCDDAVATVNVIAATIVADDDSITGVDGTAGGTNILNALEGDTLGGNQAPLSDVTLSVLTPAAPINGGPVPALDPSTGFVSVPAGTPAGTYTITYEVCEDLNAGNCDEATISVTVAAPTIVADADSVTGISSVTGGNDVLDVIDGDTLDGNPITAADVNISVLTGATPINGGPVPTLNTTTGLVSVDPNTPAGVYEISYQICDPINPTVCDNALASVTVEAPAIFADDDSLTGVDGAAGAADALDVLDGDTFNGAPFNAGDVTLSVTTGATPINGGPVPTLNTATGLVSIPAGTPAGTYTITYQICDPINPANCDTGVATVEVIAAVITADADSVSGLNGVTGGADVLDVLDGDTIGGAPATPGNVDLTVLTPATPINGGPVPTLDPSTGLITLPASTPAGTYEIEYQICDPLNPTNCATETATVVVAPSVDLSITKSNGVDNVTSGQSITYTLVVSNAGPDAAVGPVLRDVPGAGLSCPVGNPVTFTGDGAPSGSFTIGDLTGPGITLGTLISGGSATITYTCSVD, from the coding sequence ATGATGAACTTAAACAACATTTCTGCCGACAAGTTCGCGGTTACGAAAGCACCGACCCTGCCAATGGCTCGTATGCTGACCAGCGCACTTCCTTTTGTGGCTTTGGCCGTCCCGGGGACTGTTTACGCACAGAGTGCGGAAAACACCGCGACAATCACAGCTCCTGCCGGTGCAATCGAAACCAACACCGCTAACAACTCAGCGACAGATAGCGATACTGTTTTTGCCGCTCTTGTTGCCAACAATGACAGCGCAACAGGCCAATTTGGCGGAGGCGCAACCGGTGTTGTGAACATCCTCGGAAACGACACGATTAACGGCGGAACCCCGGTTTCGACGGATGTCGATATCTCGGTCGCTTCCGGCTCTTCACTGCCTTCGCAGCTTACATTTGACACTGCCACCGGCGATGTCGGCGTGACCGCGAACACCCCGGCCGGTGTATACACATTTGATTACACGATTTGCGAAGCAGGCACTTCGAATTGTACCGACGCAACCGTAACGGTGACTGTCGAAGCACCCGTTATTGCAGCGGACAATGACAGCGTGTCTGCTGTAAATGGTCTGACAGGCGGCGCCGATCTTCTTGATGTGCTCGACGGTGATACAATCGGCGGTGCAGGCGCGACAACCACCAATGTCGACCTGACTGTCCTGACGCCTGCAACTGCAATCAACGGCGGTCCGGTTCCGACACTGGATGTTACCGATGGTTTGATCAGCGTCCCTGCTGGGACACCGGCTGGCGATTACACGATCGCATACCAAATCTGCGACGCCATAAACCCGGGCGTTTGCGATGACGCGGTCGCAACCGTAAACGTCATCGCAGCGACCATTGTGGCCGATGATGACAGCATTACCGGCGTCGATGGCACGGCAGGTGGCACCAATATCCTGAACGCGCTCGAAGGCGATACGCTTGGCGGGAATCAGGCTCCGCTTAGCGATGTCACCTTGTCTGTTCTTACACCAGCGGCCCCGATCAACGGCGGTCCGGTTCCAGCGCTCGATCCTAGCACCGGCTTTGTATCGGTTCCGGCGGGCACGCCTGCTGGCACATACACAATCACATACGAGGTCTGCGAAGATCTGAACGCGGGCAATTGTGACGAGGCAACCATCAGCGTGACTGTTGCCGCCCCAACAATTGTGGCGGATGCCGATAGCGTAACCGGCATTAGCAGCGTGACTGGCGGCAATGATGTTCTCGACGTAATCGACGGCGATACTTTGGATGGAAATCCGATTACCGCTGCCGACGTCAATATCAGCGTCCTGACCGGAGCAACTCCGATCAATGGCGGCCCTGTGCCAACACTCAACACCACCACCGGTCTTGTATCGGTCGATCCGAACACACCGGCCGGTGTCTACGAGATTTCGTATCAGATTTGTGACCCGATCAACCCGACCGTGTGTGACAACGCGCTGGCTTCGGTCACAGTCGAGGCTCCGGCAATCTTTGCCGACGATGACAGCCTTACTGGCGTTGACGGCGCAGCGGGTGCAGCGGATGCACTCGATGTGCTCGACGGTGACACATTCAACGGTGCACCGTTCAATGCCGGCGACGTCACACTTTCCGTCACAACCGGCGCAACGCCGATCAATGGCGGTCCGGTGCCAACGCTCAACACCGCAACCGGTCTCGTATCGATCCCGGCAGGTACGCCTGCAGGCACATATACGATCACCTATCAGATCTGTGATCCGATCAACCCGGCGAACTGTGATACCGGCGTGGCGACTGTCGAAGTCATTGCAGCGGTCATCACTGCAGATGCTGACAGCGTTTCGGGCCTGAACGGGGTCACCGGCGGCGCCGATGTGCTCGACGTGCTTGATGGCGATACAATCGGCGGCGCACCTGCCACACCGGGTAATGTCGATCTTACTGTGTTGACACCGGCAACCCCGATCAACGGCGGTCCGGTTCCAACTCTTGATCCATCAACAGGTCTGATCACATTGCCAGCCAGCACCCCTGCCGGCACATATGAGATCGAATACCAGATCTGTGACCCGCTCAATCCAACCAATTGCGCAACCGAGACTGCGACAGTTGTTGTTGCACCGTCGGTTGATCTTTCGATCACCAAATCGAACGGTGTCGACAATGTGACGTCGGGGCAATCGATCACCTACACACTGGTGGTCAGTAACGCTGGTCCAGATGCTGCGGTTGGTCCGGTTCTCCGCGATGTTCCAGGTGCAGGTCTGTCTTGCCCAGTTGGCAACCCGGTCACCTTCACCGGCGATGGCGCACCAAGCGGGTCCTTCACGATTGGCGACCTTACCGGTCCTGGCATCACGCTGGGTACGCTGATCTCGGGCGGCTCTGCCACCATCACCTACACCTGCTCGGTCGATTGA